One genomic segment of Terrihabitans soli includes these proteins:
- a CDS encoding protein phosphatase CheZ, giving the protein MKRAHKPFRIETLIQGDRPAPVLRAVDDTGTRHAELMAEFAKLKALIKPAAEISSEAIETFRREVHEASKLKSEMDSIREAIQRTKQEIATLHGTSFETAQMARVSGELDAVVAGTEKATESILSAAEFIDDHAMQLAAHVKTERDRTLAAEIQEKVVSIFEACNFQDLTGQRITKVVTTLNFVENRIDRMIEIWGGIEQFSGIQPDGPPAPTGDKALLNGPALDTDVGRASQDDIDALFD; this is encoded by the coding sequence ATGAAGCGCGCTCACAAACCGTTCCGTATCGAAACCCTCATTCAGGGAGACCGGCCGGCGCCGGTCCTGAGAGCGGTCGATGACACGGGCACGCGCCATGCCGAACTCATGGCCGAGTTCGCCAAGCTCAAGGCGCTGATCAAGCCCGCCGCCGAAATCTCCTCCGAGGCCATCGAGACCTTCCGCCGCGAAGTCCACGAGGCGTCGAAACTGAAGTCCGAAATGGATTCGATCCGCGAAGCCATCCAGAGGACCAAGCAGGAAATCGCCACGCTGCACGGCACCAGCTTCGAGACCGCCCAGATGGCGCGCGTCTCCGGCGAACTCGACGCCGTCGTCGCCGGGACCGAGAAGGCCACCGAATCCATTCTTTCGGCCGCCGAATTCATCGACGACCATGCGATGCAGCTTGCCGCTCATGTGAAGACGGAGCGCGACCGCACGCTCGCCGCCGAAATTCAGGAAAAGGTCGTATCGATTTTCGAAGCCTGTAACTTCCAGGATCTCACCGGCCAGCGCATCACCAAGGTCGTGACGACGCTGAATTTCGTTGAAAATCGCATCGACCGCATGATCGAGATTTGGGGCGGTATCGAGCAGTTCAGCGGCATCCAGCCGGATGGCCCGCCTGCGCCGACCGGCGACAAGGCGCTGCTCAACGGCCCGGCGCTCGACACCGATGTCGGCCGCGCCTCGCAGGACGACATCGACGCCCTGTTCGATTGA
- a CDS encoding 3'-5' exonuclease, whose amino-acid sequence MESSYTDVMVDIETTGVAPDDSAIIQIAAVRFNLEERTVDSTDMFNRCLSIPPKRFWDEGTRHWWSKQKASVFQEITSRAEDPATVVQALADWAGYKGLTFWAKPSHFDFMFVESYFKQFNIPSPFHFRNTIDQNSFIRGLGRSSNLPKVQVEMAGDAHNAIFDVLNQIGTVFAAMDQVHPYVPEAA is encoded by the coding sequence ATGGAATCTTCCTACACCGACGTGATGGTCGACATCGAGACGACAGGCGTTGCGCCCGACGACTCCGCGATCATCCAAATTGCTGCTGTCCGCTTCAATCTTGAGGAGCGCACCGTCGACTCGACGGATATGTTCAATCGCTGCCTGTCCATCCCTCCGAAGCGGTTCTGGGACGAAGGTACACGACACTGGTGGTCAAAGCAGAAAGCTTCCGTGTTTCAGGAGATCACCTCTCGTGCGGAAGACCCGGCCACCGTCGTCCAGGCGCTCGCCGACTGGGCTGGCTACAAGGGCCTGACCTTCTGGGCGAAGCCGAGCCACTTCGACTTCATGTTCGTCGAGAGCTACTTCAAACAGTTCAACATTCCGTCGCCGTTCCACTTCCGGAACACAATCGACCAGAACTCCTTCATCCGCGGTCTTGGTCGGTCGTCGAATCTGCCGAAGGTTCAGGTCGAGATGGCCGGCGATGCTCATAACGCGATCTTCGACGTGCTCAACCAAATCGGCACCGTGTTTGCCGCAATGGATCAGGTCCATCCCTACGTGCCCGAAGCGGCATAA
- a CDS encoding DUF3592 domain-containing protein, whose translation MFEAAPHPDSLKLAIAGLAIVAGLAFIAVNFRRRSLARRAASWPAVAGTITQSRTARRWGLGNGIWIAGLWYVPDIVYRYEVDGRTYTGRKITLADTGYPKLRAAREIIDRYPEGTAVSVFYDPAKPKRAFLEPQREERRTLGIAVLLLAIAGAALLAG comes from the coding sequence ATGTTCGAGGCCGCGCCCCATCCTGACTCTTTGAAACTTGCGATTGCCGGCCTCGCTATTGTGGCGGGGCTCGCTTTCATCGCGGTCAATTTCAGGCGGCGCAGCCTTGCCCGTAGAGCCGCGTCCTGGCCGGCCGTTGCGGGCACAATTACTCAATCGCGGACCGCCCGCCGCTGGGGCCTCGGCAACGGCATCTGGATCGCCGGGCTCTGGTATGTCCCGGATATCGTCTACCGCTATGAAGTGGATGGCCGGACCTATACGGGGCGGAAGATCACCCTGGCCGATACCGGCTATCCGAAATTGCGCGCGGCGCGCGAGATCATCGACCGCTATCCGGAGGGCACCGCTGTTTCCGTGTTCTACGATCCGGCAAAACCAAAGCGCGCCTTTCTCGAACCGCAAAGAGAGGAGCGCCGCACGCTCGGCATCGCTGTGCTGCTCCTTGCCATTGCCGGGGCAGCCCTGCTTGCCGGATGA
- a CDS encoding helicase-related protein, producing MPKSLFRKNFDELLRFTNFTPDQICILDGTPAQIAKKLKSGAIVFIMGFTRFGLEARELWAAGVRSVDVDEIHMGFGGATSQRTQKFMASAGNEMDRFIAMTGTLIDGRLDTAYPSIKVINPRFYPSHHAFMAYHSLQDENGKPLVWRNHEKLSKIFGTYGIRHTFEEIHGPEAKVIEVEPIEMHPRQREMYDKFHDDALLELDRFFVDGSEPGVATIRARQIMEHPNFFPDLTNPGAFTDILKGELPGKLDRLDVHLADHERSGKPLIIFSALQPQQRQIVEMVKARGMSVALINGDVPEKRRAEIDRDFQAGKIQVVVGSPATAAVGFNWQFWGSQEVEHMIFVSMDYKDTNFIQAYRRAIRGKRKTFLRITIFEYEHSLDQRIFSIHREKSEMAKLVDPTRERLTFSRYRVAAA from the coding sequence ATGCCCAAGTCTCTGTTTCGGAAAAACTTCGACGAACTTCTCCGATTCACCAACTTCACTCCCGATCAAATCTGCATTCTCGACGGCACCCCCGCGCAGATCGCGAAGAAGCTCAAGAGCGGGGCAATTGTCTTCATTATGGGCTTTACGCGCTTCGGCCTCGAAGCTCGGGAACTTTGGGCCGCAGGCGTTCGGTCGGTTGACGTCGATGAAATCCACATGGGTTTCGGCGGCGCGACTTCTCAACGGACCCAAAAGTTCATGGCGTCTGCCGGCAATGAGATGGATCGCTTCATCGCGATGACCGGCACGCTCATTGATGGTCGGTTGGATACGGCCTACCCATCGATCAAGGTCATCAATCCACGCTTCTACCCGAGTCATCACGCCTTCATGGCGTACCACTCTTTGCAAGATGAAAACGGGAAACCGCTTGTCTGGCGGAACCACGAGAAACTTTCGAAGATTTTCGGCACGTATGGCATCCGTCACACGTTCGAAGAAATCCACGGCCCCGAGGCAAAAGTCATCGAGGTCGAACCGATAGAGATGCATCCCCGCCAGCGGGAAATGTACGACAAGTTTCACGATGATGCTCTGCTCGAACTCGACCGGTTCTTCGTCGATGGTTCAGAGCCTGGAGTCGCCACGATCCGCGCCCGGCAGATTATGGAACATCCAAACTTCTTCCCGGACCTCACCAATCCGGGGGCGTTTACCGACATCTTGAAGGGCGAGCTTCCCGGTAAGCTTGATCGGCTGGATGTTCATCTTGCCGACCATGAGCGGTCGGGTAAACCGCTGATCATCTTCTCGGCCCTGCAGCCTCAACAGCGGCAGATCGTGGAGATGGTGAAGGCCCGCGGAATGTCGGTCGCCCTCATAAATGGCGACGTTCCGGAAAAGCGCCGGGCTGAGATCGACCGTGATTTCCAAGCGGGCAAGATCCAGGTGGTCGTCGGCTCGCCGGCCACCGCCGCTGTCGGCTTCAACTGGCAGTTCTGGGGCTCACAGGAAGTCGAGCATATGATCTTCGTGTCGATGGACTACAAAGACACGAACTTCATCCAAGCGTACCGACGGGCAATTCGCGGCAAGAGAAAGACGTTCCTGCGAATTACGATCTTCGAATATGAGCACAGTCTCGATCAGCGGATATTCTCGATCCATCGCGAAAAATCCGAGATGGCGAAGCTGGTCGACCCTACCCGAGAGCGTCTGACGTTCTCCAGATACCGAGTAGCGGCGGCATAA
- a CDS encoding L,D-transpeptidase — protein MHIFRLFLLAVLVLSLPALAEAREYRVQPYGYGYPGNGGYAEDILIDERHREPVYELRSDPRYYAPRPVVRAPGTYTTAYAPRGGRMYQDPYNREAIEPRSGRVQTPGVSGQRRAIPAAYKRQVVEYNGGEAPGSIIIDTRTRFLYLVQADGTALRYGVGVGRDGFQWTGTHKISNKQEWPKWFPPAEMRQRRPDLPEMMEGGPENPLGARALYLGSTLYRIHGSNEPWTIGQAVSSGCFRMTNDDVEDLYERVPVGTTVKVL, from the coding sequence ATGCATATCTTCCGTCTCTTTCTCCTTGCCGTCCTCGTCCTCAGCCTTCCCGCCCTGGCCGAGGCGCGCGAATACCGCGTTCAGCCCTATGGATATGGATATCCGGGCAATGGCGGCTATGCCGAAGACATCCTGATCGATGAGCGCCACCGCGAGCCGGTCTACGAACTGCGCTCCGATCCGCGCTATTACGCCCCCCGCCCGGTCGTCCGGGCCCCGGGCACCTACACCACGGCCTATGCACCGCGCGGCGGCCGCATGTACCAGGACCCCTACAACCGCGAAGCAATCGAGCCGCGCAGCGGCCGGGTGCAGACGCCGGGCGTCTCGGGCCAGCGCCGCGCCATCCCCGCCGCCTATAAGCGCCAAGTCGTCGAATATAATGGCGGCGAAGCGCCGGGCTCGATCATCATCGATACGCGCACGCGTTTCCTCTATCTCGTGCAGGCCGACGGTACCGCGCTGCGCTACGGCGTCGGCGTCGGCCGCGACGGTTTCCAGTGGACCGGTACGCACAAGATTTCGAACAAGCAGGAATGGCCGAAGTGGTTCCCGCCGGCGGAAATGCGCCAGCGCCGTCCCGACCTGCCTGAAATGATGGAAGGCGGACCGGAAAATCCGCTCGGCGCACGCGCCCTTTATCTCGGCTCGACGCTCTACCGCATTCACGGCTCCAACGAACCGTGGACGATCGGTCAGGCCGTCTCGTCCGGCTGCTTCCGCATGACCAATGACGATGTCGAGGATCTTTACGAGCGCGTCCCGGTCGGCACGACCGTCAAAGTGCTCTGA
- a CDS encoding DUF3850 domain-containing protein yields MTHHTLRSWPQFFQAIKAGKKTHDLRETDRDFAVGDTATLEEFNPITGTYTGDRCDVEITYITDRDHACAFSSAVLDRRFCILSIQKTA; encoded by the coding sequence GTGACGCATCACACACTGAGGTCGTGGCCTCAGTTCTTTCAAGCCATCAAAGCCGGGAAGAAGACCCACGACCTCCGGGAGACCGACCGCGACTTCGCGGTCGGTGATACCGCCACTCTCGAAGAATTCAACCCGATTACGGGCACCTATACCGGAGATAGATGCGACGTGGAAATCACGTACATCACCGATCGAGATCACGCCTGCGCCTTTTCAAGCGCGGTTTTAGATCGCCGGTTCTGCATTCTTTCCATTCAGAAGACGGCATAA
- a CDS encoding DUF2312 domain-containing protein: MSDAHQVAKDQLLSIIERIENLEEEKKGISDDIKEVYAEAKANGFDTKVLRAVVTIRKQDASEREEQDAILDLYLTALGMVK, translated from the coding sequence ATGTCCGACGCCCATCAGGTCGCAAAAGATCAGCTGCTCTCGATCATCGAGCGGATCGAAAACCTCGAAGAGGAAAAGAAGGGCATCTCCGACGACATCAAGGAGGTCTATGCCGAGGCGAAAGCCAATGGCTTCGACACCAAGGTTCTTCGAGCGGTCGTCACGATCCGCAAACAGGACGCTTCGGAGCGTGAGGAACAGGACGCAATCCTCGACCTCTACCTGACCGCCCTTGGGATGGTGAAATGA
- a CDS encoding FAD-dependent thymidylate synthase — translation MTTISAKIIADSVSQAGIRLTSLQLRYPRFIHAELMTHRAFSRNASSSRAIPVSRLIDDMRRDPAMPIHWGKNQKGMQADEECNERVNLGPSMGLAHEFLASSSEAWIHAMNQAIAVAEAFDAAGFHKQVVNRLLEPFSHINVLVTATDFANFFALRLHKDAEPHIRILAGEMKAAMDTSIPTELHPGEWHLPYVTKEDWAQFPPDLIEGGDGYSYDEALENLMKVSVARCARLSYLTYEGKRSWLSDDIALYEKLVVAEPMHASPAEHQATPDTYSQEYQDWDTPSQHGNLRGWRQHRKMLANEAVPG, via the coding sequence ATGACCACAATCAGCGCCAAAATAATCGCAGATAGCGTTAGCCAGGCCGGTATCCGGCTGACGTCTCTGCAGCTCCGCTATCCGCGGTTCATTCATGCCGAATTGATGACGCACCGGGCGTTCTCTCGGAACGCTTCCAGCTCTCGCGCCATCCCAGTCTCGAGATTGATCGACGACATGCGTCGAGATCCGGCCATGCCGATCCACTGGGGAAAGAACCAGAAGGGAATGCAGGCTGATGAAGAGTGCAACGAGCGCGTAAACCTTGGCCCGTCGATGGGCCTAGCTCACGAGTTCCTGGCCTCGAGCAGCGAAGCTTGGATTCATGCGATGAATCAAGCGATAGCTGTCGCTGAAGCGTTTGATGCAGCCGGGTTTCACAAACAGGTCGTGAACCGGCTTCTGGAACCCTTCTCCCACATCAACGTCCTGGTGACGGCCACGGATTTCGCCAACTTCTTCGCTCTGCGTCTTCACAAGGACGCCGAACCCCACATTCGCATCCTCGCCGGTGAGATGAAGGCGGCGATGGATACCTCCATCCCGACGGAGTTGCACCCTGGTGAATGGCACCTCCCTTACGTCACCAAGGAGGACTGGGCGCAGTTCCCGCCCGACCTCATCGAGGGTGGAGATGGGTACAGCTATGACGAGGCGCTCGAAAATCTTATGAAGGTTTCGGTCGCTCGTTGCGCTCGCCTTTCCTATCTCACCTATGAAGGAAAACGGAGTTGGCTCTCCGACGACATCGCGCTTTACGAAAAGCTGGTCGTTGCCGAACCGATGCACGCCTCGCCGGCCGAACATCAGGCGACTCCTGACACCTACAGTCAGGAATATCAGGATTGGGACACTCCCAGTCAGCACGGCAACCTGCGGGGCTGGCGCCAGCATCGAAAGATGCTCGCTAACGAAGCGGTGCCGGGATGA
- a CDS encoding helix-turn-helix transcriptional regulator, with amino-acid sequence MSSWHDEAKAMFIKNASYEEIGSKFGRHSSTIYKLSKEQNWVRPTKARTGGRKSFADSEVLSTVHRSVGIRLGMHRVMEQENFSQMGDRLGCSRLAASNMEKGFYDFSLTELNKIADLLGTDLIELLTPLHSGGVSSPPRAARPSV; translated from the coding sequence ATGAGTAGCTGGCACGACGAAGCGAAGGCGATGTTCATCAAAAACGCCTCATACGAGGAAATTGGCAGCAAGTTCGGTCGTCATTCGTCGACGATCTACAAGCTCTCGAAAGAGCAGAATTGGGTCAGGCCGACGAAGGCCCGAACCGGAGGCCGGAAGTCTTTCGCGGACTCCGAAGTCCTCTCTACCGTCCACCGCTCGGTCGGCATCCGTCTCGGAATGCATCGAGTGATGGAACAGGAAAACTTCTCGCAGATGGGCGATCGGCTGGGCTGCAGCCGGCTTGCCGCGAGCAATATGGAAAAGGGGTTCTACGACTTTTCCCTCACCGAGCTGAACAAGATCGCCGACCTTCTCGGCACCGACCTCATCGAGCTGCTTACTCCGCTCCATAGCGGCGGTGTCAGCTCACCTCCGCGAGCAGCCCGCCCCTCCGTCTGA
- a CDS encoding DNA polymerase, producing MTITKTLVDARNIDQLAPQIIAAIAGASFSGLDVETHDDNRHDGLNTLCGYDPVTRKKSAGKKLVFDMRRTVMTGFSLYPDKHDQAYYINLNHEDTENRVSWEKAKQLLDALPADGYWIAHNAPYELVAFASCYLLPLPRIICTLQMATCAYGPDEYAKERFHNAGKGGIAALVPALLEKAHQFSPDKGEMGPELSELVQKIIAKESSAGHSYNGYVSDICYGYGLKKAVKSWFDYDMMTFEECLRGRAHMGQLTGAETVEYGADDAYWAVQLFHKLLGYMAQECPTTIDTFFNQENPMVQIFADIWKDGMKVNTDAIFERRAYERDQAAATLRRMKEIVLQLLPFDDEPHAKLAEYEKWYVKGFGRYRKLIEDWAMSPDSEDSFEQVYQVRGAVTNAWAEELGKPESNGPNLSHYMPMRVMLYDLLREKPLVSDGKIQSDGEFRGKLKDRIGKGLGADMIDCITELAGIEQRMKLYLTPYTLLMDPETGRLYPIVSSELATHRMAARDPNPMQLAKRGNSTYVRGFFEADEEDEVLVSIDWSAIELVIIGEQSGDPEFLKAYSQIPHEDLHLGAAADVLSAEVPELTEEIFRELKDTDKARSFLERYSDMQNVNRLFTNIKGETIEPEKALKYWRTEVGKGANFNYWYSGFLGTIGDRMGWSLDKTAEATDRYRTRFSVAEDWRTNLISQGQRDGYIILPDGHRRVRYEATYQWFDQFLAKFHIDQPAAKNYNAMWHWIARKIQKRANNQLVNAMVQGTCATVAKRSVIRIDKEIKNGGYKAKFKMPIHDELLYSVNRREVSSFINMARGIMLDHPDLFKNCKLDASPSVGLTFEPWHDHKAPIGQVELFELPNIGIGEVNGRANDNDVQDVVEYLFDQRKAA from the coding sequence TTGACGATCACCAAAACTCTCGTTGATGCCCGCAACATCGACCAGTTGGCGCCGCAGATTATCGCTGCCATTGCGGGGGCGTCGTTCAGCGGGTTGGACGTCGAAACTCACGACGACAATCGTCACGACGGTCTCAACACCCTGTGTGGTTATGACCCTGTTACCCGTAAGAAGTCGGCCGGCAAAAAGCTGGTCTTCGACATGCGTCGTACGGTCATGACCGGCTTCTCGCTCTATCCCGATAAGCACGATCAGGCCTACTACATTAATCTGAACCACGAAGACACAGAGAACCGTGTCTCTTGGGAGAAGGCCAAGCAGCTGCTCGATGCCCTGCCGGCCGACGGCTACTGGATCGCTCATAACGCACCCTATGAACTGGTTGCGTTCGCATCCTGCTATCTGCTGCCCCTCCCGCGGATCATCTGCACTCTGCAGATGGCGACCTGTGCTTACGGTCCCGACGAGTACGCGAAGGAGCGTTTCCACAACGCCGGCAAAGGCGGCATTGCCGCTCTAGTCCCCGCCTTGCTGGAGAAGGCGCACCAGTTCAGTCCCGATAAGGGGGAAATGGGTCCGGAACTCAGCGAGTTGGTTCAGAAGATTATCGCGAAGGAGTCCTCTGCGGGTCACTCCTACAACGGCTATGTCAGCGATATTTGCTACGGGTACGGTCTCAAGAAGGCGGTCAAGTCGTGGTTTGACTACGACATGATGACGTTTGAGGAGTGCCTCCGCGGCCGCGCTCATATGGGCCAGCTAACTGGTGCCGAGACAGTCGAATACGGCGCTGATGACGCTTACTGGGCCGTGCAGCTCTTCCATAAGCTGCTCGGTTATATGGCGCAGGAATGCCCGACGACCATCGATACGTTCTTCAATCAGGAGAACCCTATGGTCCAGATCTTCGCCGACATCTGGAAGGACGGCATGAAGGTCAACACCGACGCGATCTTCGAGCGTCGGGCCTATGAGCGTGATCAGGCGGCGGCAACTCTCCGTCGAATGAAAGAGATCGTTCTGCAGCTCTTGCCGTTCGATGATGAGCCTCACGCCAAGCTCGCTGAATATGAGAAGTGGTACGTCAAAGGTTTTGGTCGCTATCGCAAGCTGATCGAAGACTGGGCGATGTCACCGGATAGCGAAGACTCGTTCGAACAGGTCTATCAGGTTCGCGGCGCGGTCACGAATGCTTGGGCCGAGGAGTTGGGCAAGCCGGAAAGCAACGGGCCTAACCTGTCGCATTATATGCCGATGCGGGTCATGCTTTACGACCTGCTGCGGGAAAAACCGCTGGTCTCGGACGGTAAGATTCAGAGCGACGGCGAGTTCCGCGGGAAGCTCAAGGATCGGATCGGCAAGGGTCTCGGCGCCGATATGATCGACTGCATCACGGAGCTGGCCGGCATCGAGCAGCGCATGAAGCTGTATTTGACGCCGTACACCCTGCTAATGGACCCAGAAACAGGCCGACTCTACCCAATCGTTTCATCGGAACTGGCAACGCACCGCATGGCGGCGCGCGACCCGAACCCGATGCAGTTGGCCAAGCGCGGCAACTCCACTTACGTTCGTGGCTTCTTCGAAGCCGACGAAGAAGACGAAGTGTTGGTGTCGATCGACTGGTCGGCCATCGAGCTGGTAATCATCGGCGAACAGTCTGGCGATCCGGAGTTCTTGAAAGCCTATTCACAAATCCCGCACGAGGACCTGCATCTCGGCGCCGCCGCGGACGTTCTATCGGCCGAAGTTCCGGAGCTTACGGAAGAGATATTCCGCGAGTTGAAGGACACCGACAAGGCCCGTTCCTTCTTGGAGCGTTACAGCGATATGCAGAACGTCAATCGTCTCTTCACCAACATCAAGGGTGAGACGATCGAGCCGGAGAAGGCTCTCAAGTACTGGCGAACCGAAGTCGGAAAAGGTGCCAACTTCAACTATTGGTACTCAGGCTTCCTCGGCACCATCGGCGACCGAATGGGTTGGTCGCTCGACAAGACGGCTGAAGCCACCGACCGTTACCGCACCCGCTTCTCGGTCGCGGAAGATTGGCGAACAAATCTGATCAGTCAGGGGCAGCGCGACGGTTATATCATCCTTCCCGATGGTCACCGCCGCGTTCGCTACGAGGCCACCTACCAGTGGTTTGATCAGTTCTTAGCTAAGTTCCATATCGATCAGCCTGCGGCGAAGAACTACAACGCGATGTGGCACTGGATTGCCCGCAAAATTCAAAAGCGGGCGAACAACCAGCTCGTCAACGCGATGGTGCAGGGAACTTGCGCCACCGTCGCGAAGCGCTCGGTGATCAGGATCGACAAGGAAATCAAGAACGGTGGCTACAAGGCCAAGTTCAAGATGCCGATCCACGACGAACTTCTGTACTCGGTCAATCGTCGGGAGGTTTCGTCGTTCATCAACATGGCCCGAGGGATCATGCTCGATCACCCGGACCTCTTCAAGAACTGCAAGCTCGATGCGAGCCCGTCCGTCGGACTCACCTTCGAGCCTTGGCACGATCACAAAGCCCCGATTGGTCAGGTCGAACTCTTCGAACTGCCTAATATCGGAATCGGCGAAGTCAATGGACGCGCCAACGACAACGATGTCCAGGACGTCGTCGAATATCTCTTCGATCAGAGGAAGGCGGCGTGA
- the thiE gene encoding thiamine phosphate synthase encodes MRPDFDLSLYLVAGRPALPGKDLVASVRAAVEGGVTLVQIRDPKAETQQLIEDTRALKGMLKPYRVPLIVNDRIDVAIAAGADGVHLGQDDARAIEARRELGDDFLIGLSVGNPEEFAHSREDLAFVDYLGVGPIKATGTKSDAGAAIGVEGFAKVRALTALPIVAIGGLSSGDAAPLVRAGAQGLAVVSAICGAADPKAAAYGLLKEINSAR; translated from the coding sequence ATGCGCCCAGATTTCGATCTTTCGCTCTATCTCGTTGCCGGCCGTCCCGCCCTTCCGGGCAAGGATCTCGTCGCCAGCGTCCGCGCCGCTGTTGAGGGTGGGGTAACGCTCGTTCAGATCCGCGATCCGAAAGCCGAAACGCAACAGCTCATCGAGGATACGCGCGCGCTGAAGGGGATGCTGAAACCCTATCGCGTGCCTTTGATCGTCAACGACCGGATCGATGTTGCCATCGCAGCGGGTGCCGACGGGGTGCATCTCGGACAGGACGATGCGCGGGCAATCGAGGCACGCCGCGAACTCGGCGATGATTTTCTGATCGGGCTTTCGGTCGGCAATCCCGAAGAGTTTGCGCATTCGCGCGAGGATCTCGCTTTCGTCGATTATCTCGGTGTCGGGCCGATCAAGGCGACGGGCACAAAATCCGATGCCGGTGCTGCCATCGGCGTTGAGGGCTTTGCGAAAGTGCGCGCTCTGACCGCGCTGCCGATCGTCGCTATCGGCGGCCTTTCATCGGGCGATGCCGCGCCGCTCGTCCGCGCCGGCGCGCAGGGCCTTGCGGTCGTGTCGGCAATTTGCGGCGCCGCAGACCCCAAAGCCGCCGCGTATGGACTTCTGAAAGAGATCAACTCCGCGCGGTGA
- a CDS encoding low affinity iron permease family protein: MSHTHRFEHAANKVAHLAGRPMTFILCCAVVLGWAVSGPIFGFSDTWQLIINTGTTIVTFLMVFLIQNTQNRDGVAIQTKLDELIRAGQGRNRFVGIERLTEDELEELRDKCEKRALAELKRSEKRVRDKNKKTARTTARAITARS; encoded by the coding sequence ATGAGCCACACCCATCGTTTCGAGCATGCGGCAAACAAGGTCGCCCATCTTGCCGGACGGCCGATGACCTTCATCCTCTGTTGCGCCGTGGTGCTCGGCTGGGCCGTCAGCGGACCGATCTTCGGCTTTTCGGATACGTGGCAGCTGATCATCAACACAGGAACGACGATCGTCACCTTCCTGATGGTGTTCCTCATCCAGAACACGCAGAACCGCGACGGCGTTGCCATCCAGACCAAGCTCGACGAATTGATCCGCGCCGGTCAGGGACGCAACCGCTTCGTCGGAATCGAGAGACTGACGGAAGACGAGCTCGAAGAGCTGCGCGACAAATGCGAAAAGCGCGCGCTGGCGGAATTGAAAAGATCGGAGAAGCGCGTTCGCGATAAAAACAAGAAAACGGCACGAACGACCGCCCGCGCAATCACCGCGCGGAGTTGA
- a CDS encoding DUF2076 domain-containing protein yields the protein MQTRERQSIQDLFDRLRSAEGQRRDPEVERLIADELRRAPHAVYAMAQTIIAQNAALEAAGRRVEELESGQGYGEDEDEDDATPFRGRSPGAMGAPDVGRRGSVPSFGRGAPQQGALGGGGFLANAGQVALGVAGGMLLGEAAKSLLGSGSEAQAAISDTASAGGGQLAEDAGANDIGGSEQSGGEGGGLFGWLFGGGENDNGYETADGGWDDGGGDSGGE from the coding sequence ATGCAGACGAGGGAGCGCCAGTCTATTCAGGACCTGTTCGACCGCCTGCGCAGCGCTGAAGGCCAGCGCCGCGATCCGGAGGTCGAGCGCCTGATCGCCGACGAACTTCGCCGTGCCCCGCACGCCGTCTATGCGATGGCCCAGACCATCATCGCCCAGAATGCGGCTCTCGAAGCTGCCGGACGCCGTGTCGAGGAACTCGAGAGCGGCCAGGGTTATGGCGAGGATGAAGACGAGGACGATGCGACGCCGTTCCGTGGCCGCTCCCCCGGCGCGATGGGTGCGCCGGATGTTGGGCGCCGCGGCAGCGTGCCGAGTTTCGGCCGCGGTGCGCCGCAGCAGGGCGCCCTTGGCGGTGGAGGTTTTCTCGCCAATGCCGGTCAGGTGGCGCTTGGCGTTGCCGGCGGCATGCTGCTCGGCGAAGCCGCGAAATCTTTGCTCGGCTCAGGCTCCGAAGCGCAGGCCGCAATATCCGATACAGCATCGGCCGGAGGCGGGCAGCTCGCGGAGGATGCCGGCGCCAATGATATCGGCGGCAGCGAACAGTCCGGCGGCGAAGGCGGCGGCCTCTTCGGCTGGCTGTTCGGCGGCGGCGAGAACGATAACGGCTATGAAACCGCCGATGGCGGCTGGGACGATGGCGGCGGCGACAGCGGCGGCGAGTAG